A single window of Microbaculum marinisediminis DNA harbors:
- a CDS encoding gamma-glutamylcyclotransferase → MPPRRMALTPDHVARVHRDIEYKGLDPAYTYRTDEEYQAIIDDLLAQRPETDEFWLFASGSLIWKPEVEHLERRIATIRGYHRSFCLHMRQWRATPEQPGLMMALDRGGQCKGVIFRLDHDAMEEQLRKLLEREMRMRPSNNLARWVAAQTDKGPVPALAFVMNREGPGYVGRLPIEETVTMLARACGHIGSCAEYLYNTVAHLEELGIHDRHLWHLQQLVARRIAEDHGLDAPAE, encoded by the coding sequence ATGCCGCCCCGCCGGATGGCACTGACACCCGATCATGTCGCCCGCGTGCACCGGGACATCGAGTACAAGGGTCTCGATCCGGCCTATACGTACCGGACGGACGAAGAATACCAGGCGATCATCGACGACCTGCTGGCCCAGCGCCCGGAAACCGACGAGTTCTGGCTGTTCGCCTCGGGCTCGCTGATCTGGAAGCCGGAGGTCGAGCACCTGGAACGGCGGATCGCGACGATCCGCGGCTATCACCGCTCGTTCTGCCTCCACATGCGCCAATGGCGCGCCACACCGGAACAGCCCGGCCTGATGATGGCGCTCGACCGGGGCGGCCAGTGCAAGGGCGTCATATTCCGCCTCGACCACGACGCCATGGAGGAACAGCTTCGCAAGCTGCTGGAGCGCGAAATGCGCATGCGCCCGTCGAACAATCTGGCCCGCTGGGTGGCGGCGCAGACCGACAAGGGGCCGGTGCCGGCGCTCGCCTTCGTGATGAACCGCGAGGGTCCGGGCTATGTCGGCCGCCTGCCGATCGAGGAGACGGTGACCATGCTGGCGCGCGCCTGCGGCCACATCGGCTCCTGCGCCGAATACCTATACAACACGGTCGCGCACCTGGAAGAACTCGGCATCCACGACCGCCACCTCTGGCACCTGCAGCAGCTGGTGGCCAGGCGCATCGCCGAGGATCACGGACTGGACGCCCCGGCGGAGTGA
- a CDS encoding glucan biosynthesis protein produces MSKQFSRREVLAGGLAAGALAFLPGLAAAATDPRARFGSAKPFSFDALKARAEALAAKPYEGPEIRAGDVLETVDFDAHQQIRFRDEATMWGEAGNEPGVRFFHLGRYFKAPVKIHAVEKGEARELLYSPDYFDMPADHAARDLPEDIGFAGFRVMAPGGKTDWLAVLGASYFRTSGPLDQYGLSARGIAIDTAASKPEEFPRFTEFWLERDGAGGLIAYALLDGPSLSGAYRIVSNAPNTGIVQDVDCALFTRTAIEKLGVAPLTSMFWYSETNREDAKDWRPEVHDSDGLAIWTGSGERIWRPLDNPSRVVTNAFLDTNPRGFGLMQRDRDFDNYQDDGVFYEKRASVWVEPIGTWGEGSVQLVEIPTDDEIHDNIVAFWVPRAPVEAGQSFDFAYRLHWVADQPYPAPVARIVATRIGMGGIPGQPRPPGVRKFAIDLEGPAFEGLDRSSGVEVVIDASRGSVSNEVAYPVVGTDRWRVLFDLEATGHDPVNLRMFVRLDDKALSETWIYQFFPTALA; encoded by the coding sequence ATGAGCAAACAATTTTCCCGTCGCGAGGTGCTGGCCGGCGGACTTGCGGCCGGCGCGCTGGCTTTCCTGCCGGGGCTCGCCGCAGCCGCAACGGACCCGCGCGCGCGCTTCGGATCGGCAAAGCCGTTTTCCTTCGACGCGTTGAAGGCACGGGCCGAGGCGCTTGCCGCCAAACCCTATGAGGGGCCCGAGATTCGGGCCGGTGACGTCCTCGAGACGGTCGATTTCGATGCGCACCAGCAGATCCGCTTCAGGGACGAGGCGACGATGTGGGGCGAGGCGGGCAACGAGCCGGGCGTCCGGTTCTTCCACCTCGGCCGCTATTTCAAAGCGCCGGTGAAGATCCATGCCGTCGAGAAGGGCGAGGCGCGCGAACTGCTCTATTCGCCCGACTATTTCGACATGCCGGCCGATCACGCGGCCCGCGACCTGCCCGAGGATATCGGCTTCGCCGGCTTCCGCGTCATGGCGCCCGGCGGCAAGACAGACTGGCTGGCGGTTCTCGGCGCCTCCTATTTCCGCACCTCCGGGCCGCTCGACCAGTACGGGCTGTCGGCGCGCGGCATCGCCATCGATACGGCGGCCTCGAAGCCGGAGGAGTTCCCCCGGTTCACCGAGTTCTGGCTGGAGCGCGACGGGGCCGGCGGGCTGATCGCCTATGCCCTGCTCGACGGGCCGAGCCTTTCCGGCGCCTACCGGATCGTCAGCAATGCGCCGAACACGGGCATCGTCCAGGATGTCGACTGCGCGCTGTTCACCCGCACGGCGATCGAGAAGCTCGGGGTGGCGCCGCTGACCAGCATGTTCTGGTATTCGGAAACCAATCGCGAGGACGCGAAGGACTGGCGGCCGGAAGTTCACGATTCCGACGGGCTCGCCATCTGGACCGGCTCCGGCGAGCGCATCTGGCGGCCGCTCGACAACCCGTCTCGCGTCGTCACCAACGCGTTCCTGGACACCAATCCCCGCGGTTTCGGCCTGATGCAGCGTGACCGCGACTTCGACAACTATCAGGACGACGGCGTTTTCTACGAGAAGCGCGCCAGCGTCTGGGTCGAGCCGATCGGTACGTGGGGCGAGGGCTCGGTACAACTCGTCGAGATCCCGACCGACGACGAGATCCACGACAATATCGTCGCCTTCTGGGTGCCGCGCGCGCCGGTCGAGGCCGGGCAGTCCTTCGATTTCGCCTACCGTCTGCACTGGGTCGCCGACCAGCCCTATCCCGCGCCGGTCGCCCGGATCGTGGCGACGCGGATCGGCATGGGCGGGATTCCCGGCCAGCCGCGTCCGCCCGGCGTGCGCAAGTTCGCCATCGACCTGGAAGGCCCGGCCTTCGAGGGCCTCGACCGGTCGAGCGGTGTCGAGGTCGTCATCGATGCGAGCCGCGGCAGTGTGAGCAACGAAGTCGCCTATCCGGTGGTGGGAACCGACCGTTGGCGGGTGCTCTTCGACCTGGAGGCGACCGGGCACGACCCCGTCAACCTACGCATGTTCGTGCGCCTGGATGACAAGGCGTTGAGCGAAACCTGGATCTACCAGTTCTTCCCGACGGCGCTGGCCTGA
- a CDS encoding amidase, with protein MLIQDDPLGAFMRYPPVPVAHAEAGPLSGLTMGVKDLFEVAGYPTGCGNPAKLAGSSIAAKTAPVVQALLDAGADFVGKTITDELAFSLQGQNAHYGTPVNSAAPDRIPGGSSSGSASATAGGLVDFALGTDTGGSVRAPASYCGLFGLRPTHGRIDISGCMPLAPSYDTVGWFARDAGTFARVGDIVLGEDSAKLPDGWPVFLSDAFDLMIDEETRAAFLPVLAKAEAVIGETEHGRVAPRHIAPRGLADWLLVFRTTQASEIWDTHGAWIESHDPQFGPGVRDRFDWARRINRDETAKAQAWALRAKLRQHVRALAAARLLVLPTVPAIAPLCATPVSELEIFRDRALSILCIAGIGCLPQVNIPLATHHGAPLGLSIIGPAGSDRALVGLAGKIAAG; from the coding sequence GTGCTCATTCAGGACGATCCGCTCGGCGCGTTCATGCGCTATCCCCCCGTTCCCGTAGCGCATGCGGAAGCCGGGCCGCTGTCCGGCCTGACAATGGGCGTCAAGGACCTGTTCGAGGTCGCCGGCTATCCGACGGGCTGCGGCAATCCGGCGAAGCTCGCCGGATCATCCATAGCGGCGAAGACTGCGCCGGTAGTGCAGGCGCTGCTCGATGCGGGGGCGGATTTCGTCGGCAAGACCATCACCGACGAACTCGCCTTCAGCCTGCAGGGGCAGAACGCGCATTACGGCACGCCGGTGAATTCGGCGGCGCCCGATCGCATTCCCGGCGGGTCTTCGTCCGGCTCGGCGTCGGCGACCGCGGGCGGCCTCGTCGATTTCGCGCTCGGCACCGATACGGGCGGCTCGGTGCGCGCGCCGGCCAGCTATTGCGGCCTGTTCGGCCTCAGGCCGACGCATGGGCGCATCGATATTTCCGGCTGCATGCCGCTTGCGCCGAGCTACGACACGGTCGGCTGGTTCGCCCGAGACGCGGGGACGTTTGCGCGCGTCGGCGACATTGTCCTTGGCGAGGACAGCGCGAAACTGCCCGATGGCTGGCCGGTTTTCCTGAGCGACGCGTTCGATCTGATGATCGACGAGGAGACCAGGGCGGCGTTTCTGCCCGTCCTGGCGAAGGCGGAAGCGGTTATCGGCGAGACCGAGCACGGCCGGGTTGCCCCCCGGCATATCGCCCCCCGGGGGCTTGCCGACTGGCTGCTGGTATTCCGCACGACGCAGGCCTCCGAGATCTGGGATACGCACGGGGCCTGGATCGAGAGCCACGATCCGCAGTTCGGGCCCGGCGTGCGCGACCGCTTCGACTGGGCGCGGCGGATCAATCGCGACGAGACCGCGAAAGCCCAGGCGTGGGCGCTGCGTGCGAAGCTACGCCAGCATGTGCGCGCCCTTGCGGCGGCACGGCTGCTGGTGCTTCCGACGGTTCCCGCGATAGCGCCACTGTGCGCGACGCCGGTCTCCGAACTTGAGATTTTCCGCGACCGGGCGCTGTCGATCCTGTGCATTGCCGGCATCGGCTGTTTGCCGCAGGTCAACATCCCGCTGGCGACGCATCACGGCGCGCCGCTTGGCCTGTCCATCATCGGCCCGGCCGGCAGCGATCGCGCGCTGGTGGGCCTGGCCGGCAAGATCGCGGCCGGCTAA
- the ggt gene encoding gamma-glutamyltransferase, with translation MLRYIRPSLAIGLIATATALFWTPASADTLSRAAPEPASVGVARAPVEADRQMVVAAHPLASLAGLRALRNGGSAADAAIAAMMVLGLVEPQSAGLGGGAFLLHWDEEARALTSWDGRETAPAAATPERFLNAEGKPDPWPQMVPGGLSVGVPGLVAMLHDVHAEHGKLPWARLFDDAIGLANGGFGVSPRLAMLVAGMGEDAFSPQAQDYFLDPDGAAPLLGQVIENQAYADTLQRIADGGPEAFYSGEIAEDIVGAVTNAWRNPGDMTTDDIGNYRAIERPAVCGDYRGYKICGMGPPSSGGLAVAMTLRMLERFDLGKTPTPEALHLIGEAGNLAFADRNRYVADPDFVTVPAGLMNPDYLAERSALIDPAKAGGVREPGNPPASAAPSPGRDGTKEAPGTTQVSVIDADGNAVSMTASIESAFGSRLFVRGFLLNNELTDFSFAPADAEGRPIANRVEAGKRPRSSMAPTMVFDENGKLAMILGSPGGSRIIGYVVKAIIAMVDWGYDPQAAAALFNFASRNGPFEVEDVTGADRWVAAMEAFGGPAKTADMTSGLNIIAVGGGKLAGASDPRREGAAMGD, from the coding sequence ATGCTGCGATACATTCGCCCCTCCCTCGCCATCGGTCTGATCGCGACGGCGACCGCTCTGTTCTGGACGCCGGCCTCGGCCGATACCCTCAGCCGGGCGGCGCCCGAGCCGGCAAGCGTCGGCGTGGCGCGGGCGCCCGTCGAGGCGGACCGGCAGATGGTCGTCGCGGCCCACCCGCTGGCGTCTCTCGCCGGGCTCCGCGCCTTGCGCAACGGCGGCAGCGCGGCGGATGCGGCGATCGCGGCGATGATGGTGCTCGGTCTCGTCGAGCCGCAATCGGCGGGCCTGGGCGGCGGCGCCTTCCTGCTGCACTGGGACGAAGAGGCCAGGGCGCTGACAAGCTGGGACGGGCGCGAGACCGCGCCGGCCGCCGCCACGCCGGAGCGCTTCCTGAACGCCGAGGGCAAGCCCGACCCGTGGCCGCAGATGGTGCCGGGCGGCCTTTCGGTCGGCGTGCCCGGGCTCGTGGCGATGCTGCACGACGTCCATGCCGAGCATGGCAAACTGCCGTGGGCACGCCTGTTCGACGACGCGATCGGCCTGGCGAACGGCGGCTTCGGCGTCTCCCCGCGCCTCGCCATGCTGGTCGCGGGCATGGGGGAAGACGCCTTCTCGCCGCAGGCGCAGGACTATTTCCTCGATCCCGACGGCGCCGCTCCCCTGCTCGGCCAGGTGATCGAGAACCAGGCCTATGCCGACACGTTGCAGCGCATCGCCGATGGCGGCCCGGAGGCCTTCTATTCGGGAGAGATCGCCGAAGACATCGTCGGCGCCGTCACCAACGCCTGGCGCAATCCCGGCGACATGACGACGGACGATATCGGCAACTATCGCGCCATCGAGCGACCGGCCGTCTGCGGCGACTATCGCGGCTACAAGATCTGCGGTATGGGCCCGCCGTCGTCCGGCGGCCTCGCCGTTGCCATGACGCTTCGGATGCTCGAGCGCTTCGACCTAGGCAAGACGCCGACGCCGGAGGCCCTGCACCTGATCGGCGAGGCCGGAAACCTCGCCTTTGCGGACCGCAATCGCTATGTCGCCGATCCCGACTTCGTGACCGTGCCTGCCGGACTGATGAACCCGGACTATCTCGCCGAGCGATCGGCCCTGATCGATCCGGCCAAGGCCGGCGGCGTCCGCGAGCCCGGAAATCCGCCGGCCTCGGCCGCCCCCTCCCCCGGCAGGGACGGCACCAAGGAAGCGCCGGGCACGACGCAGGTCTCCGTCATCGATGCAGACGGCAATGCCGTCTCGATGACCGCCTCGATCGAATCCGCCTTCGGCTCGCGGCTGTTCGTGCGCGGCTTTCTCCTCAACAACGAGCTGACCGACTTCTCCTTCGCCCCGGCCGACGCGGAGGGCCGGCCGATCGCCAATCGCGTCGAGGCCGGAAAGCGGCCGCGCTCCTCGATGGCGCCGACCATGGTGTTCGACGAGAACGGCAAGCTTGCGATGATCCTCGGTTCGCCCGGCGGCAGCCGCATCATCGGCTACGTGGTCAAGGCGATCATCGCCATGGTCGACTGGGGCTACGACCCGCAGGCCGCCGCCGCGCTGTTCAATTTCGCCAGCCGCAACGGCCCCTTCGAGGTCGAGGACGTCACCGGCGCCGACCGGTGGGTCGCGGCGATGGAAGCGTTCGGCGGGCCGGCCAAGACCGCCGACATGACCAGCGGCCTCAACATCATCGCCGTCGGCGGCGGCAAGCTCGCCGGCGCCTCCGACCCCCGCCGCGAAGGCGCGGCGATGGGGGATTAG
- a CDS encoding aspartate aminotransferase family protein, protein MPEGTTSHSHVFHRDLKATYPVAVTGEGGWIIDREGRRYLDASGGAAVSCLGHLHPRVVRAIQQQAGTLEFAHTAFFTSEPAEELADFLVSRAPKGFGRVYFVSGGSEANEMALKLARQIHVERGEPKRAHNIAREQSYHGNTLGVLALGGNPARKELYAPLLGLPVSHIVPCYAYRHRREGESDEAYGLRAAKALEDEILKVGPDTVSAFFAETVVGATAGAVAPAPGYFREIRRICDTYGVLLVLDEVMSGMGRTGTLYACEQDGVVPDMITTAKGLGAGHQPIGATLVREDLARVIERHDGVFRHGHTYIGHPIACAAALETQKVIEDEGLLERVRTAGEMFQDMLVDRFGQHANVGDIRGRGFFRAVELVADRESKAPFPRAKGLAGRIKTHAMAGGLVCYPGNGTADGIDGDHVLLAPPFIMSDDELAMVVDRLEAAIAASLAEVRA, encoded by the coding sequence ATGCCCGAGGGCACGACTTCTCACAGCCACGTCTTCCACCGCGATCTGAAGGCGACCTATCCCGTTGCCGTTACCGGCGAGGGCGGGTGGATCATCGATCGTGAAGGAAGACGCTATCTCGACGCGTCCGGCGGGGCGGCTGTTTCCTGCCTCGGCCATCTGCACCCGCGCGTGGTCAGGGCGATTCAGCAGCAGGCCGGCACGCTGGAATTCGCGCATACCGCGTTTTTTACCTCGGAGCCGGCGGAGGAACTGGCGGATTTCCTCGTCTCGCGGGCGCCGAAGGGCTTCGGCCGGGTCTATTTCGTCTCCGGCGGCTCGGAAGCCAACGAGATGGCGCTGAAGCTGGCCCGGCAGATCCATGTCGAACGCGGCGAGCCGAAACGGGCGCACAACATCGCCCGCGAACAGTCCTACCACGGCAACACCCTCGGCGTTCTGGCGCTGGGCGGGAATCCGGCGCGCAAGGAGCTCTACGCGCCGCTGCTCGGCCTGCCGGTCAGCCATATCGTTCCCTGCTACGCCTATCGCCACAGGCGAGAGGGAGAAAGCGACGAGGCCTACGGCCTGCGCGCCGCAAAAGCCCTGGAAGACGAGATCCTGAAGGTCGGGCCGGACACCGTCTCCGCCTTCTTCGCCGAGACCGTGGTCGGTGCGACGGCGGGCGCGGTTGCGCCGGCGCCGGGCTATTTCCGCGAGATCCGGCGTATCTGCGACACCTACGGAGTGCTCCTGGTGCTCGACGAGGTGATGAGTGGTATGGGGCGCACCGGTACGCTCTATGCCTGCGAGCAGGACGGCGTCGTGCCGGACATGATCACCACCGCCAAGGGACTCGGCGCCGGTCACCAGCCGATCGGCGCGACGCTGGTGCGCGAGGACCTGGCCCGGGTGATCGAAAGACATGACGGCGTGTTCCGGCACGGTCACACCTATATCGGCCATCCGATCGCCTGCGCCGCCGCGCTGGAAACGCAGAAGGTGATCGAGGACGAGGGGCTGCTGGAGCGCGTCAGAACGGCGGGCGAGATGTTCCAGGACATGCTCGTCGATCGCTTCGGCCAGCACGCCAATGTCGGCGACATCCGCGGACGTGGCTTCTTCCGCGCCGTCGAACTCGTCGCGGACCGGGAGAGCAAGGCGCCGTTCCCGCGCGCCAAGGGGCTGGCCGGCCGCATCAAGACGCACGCGATGGCGGGCGGGCTCGTCTGCTACCCGGGCAACGGCACCGCCGACGGCATCGACGGCGACCACGTATTGCTGGCGCCGCCGTTCATCATGTCGGACGACGAGTTGGCGATGGTGGTCGACCGGCTGGAGGCGGCGATCGCCGCATCGCTCGCCGAGGTTCGGGCGTGA
- a CDS encoding 3-keto-5-aminohexanoate cleavage protein, which translates to MSGTIVIAAPNGARRTRADHPNLPMTPAEIAAEAKRCLDAGASVLHLHVRDADGAHSLDAGLYREATAAVRDAVGDALVIQPTTEAVGRYSPDEQMATIRALEPEAVSVALREILPDGADDVPVRRFFGWLGERRVWTQIILYDPADIERFIALSKTGLFAVRRPSLLLVLGRYTAGQRSEPSDLDPMLQALAPMREAVSWSVCAFGPNENACMRHALGEGGHVRVGFENNMVLPTGETAGYTADLVGLAADAARAAGRSPLAAAAVRALVGSWL; encoded by the coding sequence GTGAGCGGGACCATCGTGATCGCCGCGCCGAACGGGGCGCGGCGCACCAGGGCGGATCATCCGAACCTGCCTATGACGCCGGCCGAGATCGCGGCCGAGGCCAAACGGTGCCTCGATGCCGGGGCGTCGGTCCTGCACCTGCATGTGCGCGACGCCGACGGAGCGCATTCGCTCGATGCCGGGCTCTACCGGGAGGCGACCGCGGCGGTGCGCGACGCGGTGGGCGACGCGCTGGTCATCCAGCCGACGACGGAGGCGGTCGGACGCTACTCGCCGGACGAACAGATGGCGACGATCCGCGCGCTCGAGCCGGAAGCGGTGTCGGTGGCGCTGCGCGAGATCCTGCCCGATGGCGCCGACGACGTGCCGGTTCGACGCTTCTTCGGATGGCTGGGGGAACGCCGGGTCTGGACGCAGATCATCCTGTATGATCCGGCCGATATCGAACGGTTCATCGCGCTCAGCAAAACCGGTCTGTTCGCCGTCCGGCGCCCGAGCCTCTTGCTGGTGCTGGGGCGCTATACCGCCGGCCAGCGCTCCGAGCCGTCCGATCTCGACCCGATGCTGCAAGCACTGGCGCCGATGCGCGAAGCCGTTTCGTGGTCGGTTTGCGCCTTCGGGCCGAACGAGAACGCCTGCATGCGTCACGCCCTTGGGGAGGGCGGGCATGTGCGCGTCGGCTTCGAGAACAACATGGTCCTGCCGACCGGCGAGACCGCCGGTTACACGGCCGATCTGGTCGGCCTCGCTGCCGATGCCGCGCGCGCGGCCGGGCGGTCGCCGCTCGCGGCGGCAGCCGTCAGGGCACTGGTCGGGAGCTGGCTCTAG
- a CDS encoding Glu/Leu/Phe/Val dehydrogenase dimerization domain-containing protein → MPTQELDATAHPSFDGHQQVDFRVDPVSGLRSIIAIHDTTLGPALGGCRMWPYANDMDALDDVLRLSRGMTYKNALAGLPLGGGKAVIIADPKTDKSRALFEAFGDHVDSLGGRYITAEDVGITDADMEIVAGRTPHVRGIRATGLGDPSPFTAWGVFCAMRTAVGFALERASLAGLTVAVQGLGHVGGRVAALAHADGARLIVADIDQARVDEVVARNGATSVPVDRIHAVTADVFAPCALGGGLNETTVPQVRAGIVCGAANNQLRTPQDGASLMRRGILYAPDYLVNAGGVISIAPERPGMTADEMKSRIARIGDTLGLVLSRAKMQDLPPEVVADRMAEERIAAARRDRSA, encoded by the coding sequence ATGCCGACCCAGGAATTAGACGCCACCGCCCATCCCAGTTTCGACGGACATCAGCAGGTCGACTTTCGCGTCGATCCGGTATCGGGCCTGCGCTCCATCATCGCCATACACGACACCACCCTCGGCCCGGCGCTGGGCGGCTGCCGTATGTGGCCCTATGCCAACGACATGGACGCCCTCGACGACGTTCTGCGCCTGTCGCGCGGCATGACCTACAAGAACGCATTGGCCGGCCTGCCCCTCGGCGGCGGCAAGGCCGTGATCATCGCCGATCCCAAGACCGACAAGTCGCGGGCGCTGTTCGAGGCCTTCGGCGACCATGTCGATAGCCTCGGCGGCCGCTACATCACCGCGGAGGATGTCGGCATCACCGACGCGGACATGGAGATCGTCGCCGGCCGCACGCCGCATGTGCGCGGCATCCGCGCCACAGGCCTGGGCGATCCCTCGCCGTTCACCGCCTGGGGCGTGTTCTGTGCCATGCGCACCGCCGTCGGCTTCGCCCTCGAACGGGCGTCCCTCGCCGGCCTGACCGTCGCCGTCCAGGGCCTCGGCCATGTCGGGGGCCGCGTCGCCGCCCTCGCCCATGCCGACGGCGCCCGGCTGATCGTGGCCGATATCGATCAGGCCCGCGTCGACGAGGTCGTCGCCCGCAACGGCGCGACGTCCGTTCCGGTCGACCGGATACACGCCGTCACCGCCGACGTCTTCGCGCCTTGCGCCCTCGGCGGCGGCCTGAACGAAACGACGGTTCCGCAGGTTCGGGCCGGGATCGTCTGCGGCGCCGCGAACAATCAGCTGCGCACCCCGCAGGACGGCGCGTCGCTGATGCGGCGCGGCATCCTCTACGCGCCGGATTATCTGGTGAATGCCGGCGGCGTCATCTCGATCGCCCCGGAGCGGCCCGGCATGACGGCGGACGAAATGAAGTCGCGGATCGCCCGGATAGGCGACACGCTCGGTCTTGTCCTGTCGCGCGCGAAAATGCAGGACCTGCCACCCGAGGTCGTCGCCGACCGGATGGCCGAGGAGCGCATTGCCGCCGCCCGCCGCGACCGCAGCGCCTGA
- a CDS encoding L,D-transpeptidase: MIGTTARAFANGLAALAIAVMVGWASAASATTRDIVEMDGDHGYGTIIVKTAERRLYYALGNGKAIRYAVAVGSPRNQWFGTTWVSEKKENPSWTPTPSMRKKNPRLPSSMAPGPKNPLGVRALYLGWTTYRIHGTNAPGSIGHAVSDGCIRMLNEDVVDLFERVHIGAPVIVAR; this comes from the coding sequence ATGATCGGGACTACCGCACGGGCTTTCGCGAACGGACTCGCCGCACTGGCGATCGCGGTGATGGTCGGATGGGCGAGCGCGGCATCGGCGACGACGCGCGACATCGTCGAGATGGACGGCGACCACGGCTACGGCACGATCATCGTCAAGACCGCGGAAAGACGGCTCTACTACGCGCTCGGCAACGGCAAGGCGATCCGCTACGCGGTGGCCGTCGGCAGCCCCAGGAACCAGTGGTTCGGCACGACCTGGGTGAGCGAGAAGAAGGAAAATCCGAGCTGGACGCCGACGCCCAGCATGCGCAAGAAAAATCCGCGGCTGCCCTCTTCGATGGCGCCGGGCCCGAAGAACCCGCTCGGGGTGCGGGCCCTGTATCTCGGCTGGACCACCTATCGCATTCACGGGACCAACGCGCCGGGCTCCATCGGCCACGCGGTGTCGGACGGCTGCATCCGCATGCTGAACGAGGATGTGGTCGACCTGTTCGAGCGCGTGCATATCGGCGCCCCGGTCATCGTCGCGCGCTAG
- a CDS encoding DUF1007 family protein, whose amino-acid sequence MYLKSVRKSVLAGAAVAAGTIVSAGGAGAHPHVWVDSRSDILFNADGAISGIRHAWTFDEMFSAYAIQGLDEDNDGKLTREELQPLAQVNVESLNEFDYFTYLGVIGVDEVYGVFRDPVDYWLDYDGTKLTLHFTLPLTEPFDPKQGLTAIEVYDPTFFVDFQLAETDTALLVDAPSGCRLDIERAEGFDTATANLLSQFPADVRELPPEILELTEGNANTIKVVCE is encoded by the coding sequence ATGTATCTCAAGTCTGTCAGGAAATCGGTGTTGGCGGGGGCGGCCGTCGCGGCCGGAACGATCGTGTCCGCTGGCGGAGCGGGCGCGCATCCGCACGTCTGGGTCGACAGCCGGTCCGACATCCTGTTCAACGCGGACGGTGCGATCAGCGGCATCCGCCATGCCTGGACCTTCGACGAGATGTTCTCGGCCTACGCCATCCAGGGGCTGGACGAGGACAATGACGGCAAGCTGACCCGCGAGGAACTGCAGCCGTTGGCCCAGGTCAACGTCGAGTCGTTGAACGAGTTCGACTATTTCACCTATCTCGGCGTCATCGGCGTCGACGAGGTCTATGGCGTCTTCCGCGATCCGGTCGACTATTGGCTCGACTATGACGGCACCAAACTGACGCTGCATTTCACCCTGCCGCTCACCGAGCCGTTCGATCCCAAGCAGGGCCTGACCGCTATCGAAGTCTACGACCCGACCTTCTTCGTCGACTTCCAGCTCGCGGAGACGGATACGGCGCTTCTGGTCGACGCGCCTTCGGGCTGTCGACTGGACATCGAGCGCGCGGAAGGCTTCGACACGGCGACGGCGAACCTCCTGTCGCAGTTTCCCGCCGATGTTCGCGAACTGCCGCCGGAGATCCTCGAGCTGACCGAGGGCAACGCCAACACGATCAAGGTCGTATGCGAATGA
- a CDS encoding nickel/cobalt transporter — protein sequence MIVRADTRFVVLLAGLAVACLLADTAAANPFGVARPDPSVAVQSGPLAGLFGWIAAKQSEFYRALSGLVAAFRTDPGAGWALAGLSFLYGLFHAAGPGHGKVVITSYLVATGETMRRGIVLSFAAAFVQALTAIAMVTVLTVILRATSIAMTQATGFVEIASYALIALIGARLVYGKSLALIAKMPVGSPQTVAAGAPGHGHHHHHHGHGPDCGCGHDHAPDPASLGGPFSLKRAWTAVLAVGIRPCTGALVVLVFAFSQGVYAVGVASTLAMAVGTGLAVAILAALAVGARGFAARLADDGAGWAAVGLQTVELLAALAVCAFGLLMLGGALQAGL from the coding sequence ATGATCGTGCGCGCGGACACGCGGTTCGTCGTCTTGCTCGCGGGGCTGGCCGTCGCCTGTCTCCTTGCCGATACGGCTGCGGCCAATCCGTTCGGCGTTGCCAGGCCCGACCCCTCCGTCGCAGTTCAGTCGGGGCCGCTCGCCGGCCTGTTCGGCTGGATCGCGGCGAAACAGTCCGAATTCTACAGGGCCCTTTCGGGTCTGGTTGCGGCCTTCCGCACAGATCCGGGGGCAGGCTGGGCGCTGGCGGGCCTGTCGTTCCTGTATGGCCTGTTCCATGCCGCCGGTCCTGGCCACGGCAAGGTGGTGATCACCTCCTATCTGGTGGCGACGGGGGAGACGATGCGGCGCGGCATCGTGCTGTCCTTCGCGGCCGCCTTCGTGCAGGCCCTGACGGCGATCGCGATGGTGACGGTGCTGACGGTGATCTTGCGCGCAACGAGCATCGCCATGACCCAGGCGACCGGTTTCGTCGAGATCGCGAGCTACGCCCTGATCGCGCTGATCGGCGCGCGGCTCGTCTATGGCAAGAGCCTCGCCCTGATCGCGAAAATGCCGGTCGGCTCCCCCCAGACCGTGGCAGCCGGCGCTCCCGGTCACGGCCATCATCACCATCACCATGGGCACGGGCCGGACTGCGGCTGCGGACATGACCATGCGCCCGATCCGGCGTCGCTGGGCGGGCCGTTCTCGCTGAAGCGCGCCTGGACGGCGGTTCTGGCCGTCGGCATCCGCCCCTGCACCGGCGCGCTCGTCGTGCTGGTCTTCGCCTTCTCCCAGGGCGTCTACGCGGTGGGCGTCGCCTCGACGCTGGCGATGGCGGTGGGGACCGGACTGGCCGTCGCCATCCTCGCCGCCCTGGCGGTTGGCGCGCGCGGCTTCGCCGCCAGGCTCGCCGATGACGGGGCCGGCTGGGCGGCCGTTGGTCTGCAGACCGTCGAGCTGCTGGCCGCACTTGCGGTTTGCGCCTTCGGGCTCTTGATGTTGGGCGGGGCGCTGCAGGCCGGCCTTTAG